A genomic window from Yoonia rosea includes:
- a CDS encoding XdhC family protein: MTDDINDLPKLALEWYRAGRGVAIATVVQTWGSAPRPVGSQLVIDADGAMEGSVSGGCVEGAVITEAIDAIADGEQRLLSFGVSDDEAFAVGLACGGEIKVLIEPVGPVMPVDILERLADARAEASAVVYVTDIIASRPRLQAAWTYPDRQRTDTSGIEEDGRTFVAVHNPPLRMVIVGAVHIAQHLVPMARACGYRPVLIDPRPAFGSQARFPDETILDDWPDEALRALRIDARTAVVTLTHDPKLDDPAIVTVLESEAFYLGCLGSTRTHAKRVTRLKEVGFTDEEIGRIHAPVGLDLGGRQPAEIAVSIMAEVTQALRKKS, translated from the coding sequence ATGACAGATGACATCAATGACCTGCCGAAACTGGCGCTTGAATGGTACCGCGCAGGCCGTGGTGTGGCGATTGCGACAGTGGTGCAGACCTGGGGGTCCGCGCCGCGCCCGGTGGGCAGCCAACTGGTGATTGATGCCGATGGCGCAATGGAGGGGTCTGTATCAGGGGGCTGCGTCGAAGGGGCCGTCATCACCGAGGCGATTGATGCCATCGCGGACGGCGAACAGCGCTTGCTGAGCTTTGGCGTGAGCGATGATGAGGCTTTTGCTGTCGGTTTGGCCTGTGGCGGCGAGATCAAGGTTCTGATTGAACCCGTGGGCCCTGTGATGCCGGTTGATATTCTTGAACGGTTGGCCGATGCCCGCGCGGAGGCCAGTGCTGTCGTCTATGTCACCGATATCATCGCAAGCCGCCCACGATTGCAGGCGGCGTGGACTTATCCGGACCGGCAGCGGACCGATACGTCAGGGATTGAAGAGGACGGGCGCACCTTCGTGGCCGTGCATAACCCGCCTTTGCGTATGGTCATTGTCGGGGCTGTGCATATTGCCCAGCACCTGGTGCCTATGGCGCGGGCTTGCGGGTACCGGCCGGTCCTGATTGATCCGCGTCCGGCCTTTGGGTCACAGGCACGGTTTCCGGACGAAACGATCCTTGATGACTGGCCCGACGAGGCCCTGCGCGCGCTCAGGATTGATGCCCGCACGGCGGTAGTAACGCTCACCCATGATCCAAAGCTGGACGATCCCGCGATTGTGACGGTGCTCGAGTCAGAGGCTTTCTATCTGGGCTGCCTTGGATCGACGCGCACCCACGCAAAAAGGGTCACGCGTCTGAAAGAGGTGGGGTTCACCGATGAAGAGATCGGGCGCATCCATGCGCCGGTCGGGCTTGATCTGGGGGGGCGACAGCCTGCCGAAATTGCGGTGAGCATCATGGCAGAGGTCACGCAGGCCTTGCGGAAAAAATCGTGA
- a CDS encoding molybdopterin-binding protein: MKFGPIPTQEAAGTVLAHSVPVKTGALRKGQVLSDADIAALLAAGHQQIIVARYDLRDLDENTAAAQLAATIAGPGLQISKAATGRVNLFATGPGIVQIDAARIDACNAVNPMITVATLPPLQRVEEGMMVATIKIISYAVPADDITTACAVGNGALTLLPPRVTTASLIETDIGKPPAIKGRRALASRLSRLGVTLTPRVIVPHAQTPLAEAIMGAEGEVVFILTASATSDVNDVGPAALRQAGGKVTQFGMPVDPGNLLFLGNHGEKPVVGLPGCARSPALNGADWVLERVICGRSPTPDEFAKMGVGGLLKEIPSRPKPRAIL, translated from the coding sequence GTGAAATTCGGACCTATCCCAACGCAAGAGGCGGCGGGTACCGTGCTGGCGCATTCCGTGCCGGTGAAGACGGGGGCGCTTCGCAAAGGGCAGGTTCTTTCTGATGCGGATATCGCCGCGTTGCTGGCGGCCGGACATCAGCAGATCATCGTGGCGCGCTACGATCTTCGTGATCTGGACGAGAACACCGCTGCAGCCCAACTTGCCGCAACGATTGCAGGCCCGGGGTTGCAGATCAGCAAGGCCGCGACGGGGCGTGTGAACCTTTTTGCAACGGGACCTGGGATTGTGCAGATCGACGCGGCGCGGATTGATGCCTGCAATGCCGTCAATCCCATGATCACGGTCGCCACACTGCCACCACTGCAGCGGGTCGAAGAGGGAATGATGGTCGCGACCATCAAGATTATTTCCTATGCTGTTCCTGCCGATGATATCACCACCGCCTGCGCTGTTGGGAACGGGGCATTGACCCTCTTGCCACCCCGCGTGACGACGGCAAGTTTGATTGAAACCGACATTGGTAAACCGCCTGCAATCAAAGGGCGACGCGCGCTGGCGTCACGTTTGTCACGATTGGGCGTCACGCTGACCCCCCGCGTGATTGTGCCGCATGCGCAAACGCCCTTGGCGGAAGCCATCATGGGGGCGGAAGGTGAGGTGGTGTTCATCCTCACCGCCTCGGCGACATCGGACGTGAACGATGTGGGGCCGGCGGCGTTGCGGCAGGCGGGTGGCAAGGTCACGCAATTCGGGATGCCTGTTGATCCGGGGAACCTGTTATTCCTCGGAAACCATGGGGAAAAACCCGTTGTAGGCTTGCCTGGATGCGCGCGTTCGCCGGCCTTGAACGGGGCGGATTGGGTACTGGAGCGGGTGATCTGCGGTCGCAGCCCCACACCTGACGAATTTGCAAAGATGGGCGTCGGTGGATTGCTCAAAGAAATCCCGTCCCGCCCCAAACCGCGTGCCATTCTCTAG
- a CDS encoding (2Fe-2S)-binding protein, with the protein MASVTMTVNGKSVSGEVEGRTLMSDFLRNDLRLTGTHVGCDTSQCGACVIHVNGEAVKACTMFAVEADGAEVATIEGQANADGSLNVIQQAFQDHHGLQCGFCTPGMVMSAAALLKENPTPTEREVREYLEGNICRCTGYHNIVKAIMAASGQDVSAIAAE; encoded by the coding sequence ATGGCGTCGGTAACTATGACCGTGAACGGAAAATCCGTGTCGGGTGAAGTGGAGGGCCGCACGTTGATGTCGGATTTCCTGCGCAACGACCTGCGACTGACAGGTACGCACGTGGGGTGTGACACATCTCAGTGCGGGGCCTGTGTGATCCATGTCAACGGCGAGGCGGTGAAAGCCTGTACGATGTTCGCGGTCGAAGCGGATGGAGCCGAGGTGGCGACCATCGAAGGGCAGGCGAATGCAGACGGATCGCTGAATGTGATCCAGCAGGCGTTTCAGGATCACCATGGATTGCAATGTGGTTTCTGCACGCCCGGAATGGTGATGTCTGCGGCGGCACTGCTGAAAGAGAACCCGACACCCACGGAACGTGAAGTCCGTGAATATCTGGAAGGCAACATCTGCCGCTGCACCGGATACCACAACATCGTCAAAGCGATCATGGCAGCATCCGGTCAGGATGTATCTGCCATCGCCGCCGAGTAA
- a CDS encoding xanthine dehydrogenase family protein molybdopterin-binding subunit, translated as MPKDGGIGASTTRREDVRFLTGKGKYTADINVFGQAAAIFVRSTVANGVIKSIDTSAAESMPGVLAVFTGADFVDVGGNPAGWLINSRDGEPMKEPKRPVLAHGKVRHVGDAYAAVIAETEQQARDAAEEIIADIEELPAIINMADALASDNFVHDEIGTNQCFDWGWIEDNRAATDEAIKNAPHVTTLELVNNRLVPNAMEPRASIGTYDAAGDSYLLQTTSQNPHLTRLLISAFVLGIPENKLTVIAPDVGGGFGSKIYHYGEEALVLAASKKVGRPVKWVADRTESFLSDAHGRDHVTKIELACEKDGTFIAFRSETLANVGAYLSNFSTATPTFLHGTLMAGNYTVPNVYVNVKTVFTNTAPVDAYRGAGRPEATYSIERVIDMAARELGMDPVELRRKNFIKRDQFPFTSAAGLEYDSGDYDALMDKMEAIVDRKAFAERRKASEAKGKLRGLGINAYVEACGIAPSNLVGVLGSRVGLYDAATVRVNATGNLSVMVGAHSHGQGHETVFPQIVADMLGIDPAAVDIVHGDTSKIPFGMGTYGSRSLAVCGSAMVRATEKIIAKAKKIAAHMLEASADDVDFAEGQFTVKGTDKSVSFGEVALKAYIPHNYPLEDIEPGLEETAFYDPANFTYPSGAYACEVEVDPETGKVTIEAFTACDDFGNVMNPMIVSGQVHGGVVQGIGQALLENTTYDENGQLLSASYMDYVMPRADDLPFIAVSHDGGTPCTHNPLGAKGCGEGGAIGSPPTVVNAVIDALQSGGKNVTHIDMPLTPARVWAAMNNA; from the coding sequence ATGCCAAAAGATGGTGGAATAGGTGCCAGCACAACGCGCCGCGAGGACGTGCGCTTTCTGACTGGGAAGGGAAAATACACCGCAGACATCAATGTCTTCGGGCAGGCGGCGGCGATTTTCGTCCGCTCGACCGTGGCCAATGGTGTCATTAAATCCATTGATACATCCGCGGCAGAGAGCATGCCCGGTGTGCTGGCGGTCTTTACCGGCGCGGATTTCGTCGATGTTGGGGGCAACCCTGCAGGCTGGCTGATCAACAGCCGCGACGGCGAGCCGATGAAAGAGCCCAAGCGTCCTGTGCTGGCCCATGGCAAGGTGCGCCACGTGGGGGACGCCTATGCCGCCGTGATTGCCGAGACCGAACAGCAGGCGCGCGATGCCGCCGAGGAGATCATTGCCGATATCGAGGAGCTGCCTGCGATCATCAACATGGCTGACGCCTTGGCGAGTGATAACTTCGTCCATGACGAGATCGGCACCAACCAGTGTTTCGACTGGGGCTGGATCGAGGACAACCGTGCCGCCACCGATGAGGCGATCAAGAACGCACCGCATGTGACCACGCTGGAGCTTGTGAACAACCGTCTGGTGCCCAACGCGATGGAGCCACGGGCCTCGATCGGGACCTATGATGCGGCTGGCGATTCCTATCTGCTGCAAACGACTTCGCAGAACCCGCACCTGACGCGGCTGCTGATCTCGGCATTTGTATTGGGTATTCCCGAAAACAAGCTGACCGTCATTGCCCCTGATGTGGGTGGCGGTTTCGGCTCGAAAATCTACCACTACGGTGAAGAGGCGCTTGTACTGGCGGCCTCGAAAAAGGTTGGACGGCCTGTGAAATGGGTGGCCGATCGCACTGAAAGCTTCCTGAGCGATGCGCATGGGCGTGACCACGTGACCAAGATTGAGCTGGCCTGCGAAAAGGATGGTACCTTTATCGCTTTTCGCAGTGAAACGCTGGCGAACGTGGGGGCCTATCTGTCGAACTTCTCGACCGCAACGCCGACATTCCTGCATGGGACATTGATGGCGGGCAACTACACCGTGCCAAACGTCTACGTGAATGTGAAAACTGTGTTCACGAACACAGCCCCCGTTGACGCCTATCGCGGCGCTGGGCGGCCAGAGGCGACCTATTCGATTGAACGTGTCATCGACATGGCAGCCCGCGAACTGGGGATGGATCCGGTGGAACTGCGGCGCAAGAACTTTATCAAGCGCGACCAGTTTCCTTTCACCAGCGCCGCCGGACTGGAGTACGACAGCGGCGACTATGATGCGCTGATGGACAAGATGGAGGCAATTGTAGATCGCAAGGCCTTTGCGGAACGCCGCAAGGCCAGTGAAGCGAAAGGCAAGCTGCGCGGTCTGGGCATCAATGCCTATGTCGAAGCCTGCGGCATTGCGCCCTCAAACCTCGTCGGCGTGCTTGGGTCCCGTGTGGGCCTGTATGATGCAGCGACCGTGCGCGTGAACGCGACAGGCAACCTCAGTGTTATGGTGGGCGCGCATAGTCATGGGCAGGGCCATGAAACGGTGTTCCCGCAGATCGTGGCGGATATGCTGGGGATTGATCCTGCAGCGGTCGATATCGTGCATGGTGACACCTCGAAAATTCCCTTCGGGATGGGCACTTACGGCTCACGCAGCCTCGCGGTTTGCGGATCGGCCATGGTCCGTGCGACCGAAAAAATCATCGCCAAGGCCAAGAAGATCGCAGCGCATATGCTGGAAGCTTCTGCCGATGATGTGGATTTCGCCGAAGGGCAGTTCACCGTCAAAGGAACGGACAAATCCGTCAGCTTTGGTGAGGTCGCGCTCAAGGCCTATATCCCGCACAACTATCCCCTTGAGGATATTGAACCGGGATTGGAGGAAACCGCCTTCTATGATCCGGCCAACTTTACCTATCCATCAGGCGCCTACGCCTGTGAGGTGGAGGTTGATCCGGAAACCGGCAAAGTCACGATTGAAGCATTTACCGCCTGTGATGATTTCGGCAACGTCATGAATCCGATGATCGTCAGCGGACAGGTGCATGGTGGTGTTGTTCAGGGGATTGGACAGGCCCTGCTGGAAAACACGACCTATGACGAAAACGGCCAGCTGTTGTCGGCAAGCTATATGGATTACGTGATGCCGCGCGCCGATGATCTGCCCTTTATAGCCGTCAGTCATGACGGTGGCACGCCTTGCACGCACAACCCGTTGGGGGCCAAAGGCTGTGGCGAAGGCGGTGCCATCGGATCGCCGCCGACGGTCGTGAATGCGGTGATTGATGCGCTGCAATCGGGCGGCAAGAACGTGACCCATATCGATATGCCTTTGACGCCTGCGCGCGTTTGGGCTGCCATGAACAACGCATAG
- a CDS encoding FAD binding domain-containing protein codes for MYAFDIERPSTIADAVKALKEEDAQALGGGQTLIPTLKQRLAMPSALVSLTGIGEMKGVCLADDGAVCIGGATNHATVAKEAAAHYPGLAGLAANIGDPAVRNRGTIGGSLANNDPSACYPAAALGSGATIITNAREIAADDYFQGMFETALEEGEVITEVRFPVPQKSHYQKFVQPASRFALVGVFVAKFADGVRVAVTGASENGVFRWHEAEAALSADFSAAALDGLTVSADEMIADLHGSPEYRAHLIKVMTGRAVTAAA; via the coding sequence ATGTATGCTTTTGATATCGAACGGCCTTCCACGATTGCAGATGCGGTCAAGGCACTGAAAGAAGAAGACGCGCAGGCGCTGGGCGGGGGGCAGACATTGATCCCCACGCTGAAGCAGCGCCTGGCGATGCCCTCGGCCTTGGTCAGTCTGACGGGCATTGGCGAGATGAAAGGCGTGTGTTTGGCCGATGACGGTGCGGTTTGCATCGGGGGCGCGACCAACCATGCGACTGTCGCCAAAGAGGCGGCAGCGCATTATCCGGGGTTGGCGGGGCTGGCCGCCAATATCGGTGATCCTGCGGTGCGCAACCGTGGCACCATCGGCGGATCGCTTGCCAACAATGACCCGTCGGCTTGCTATCCTGCGGCGGCCTTGGGATCTGGTGCTACAATCATCACCAACGCGCGCGAGATTGCGGCGGATGACTATTTTCAGGGGATGTTCGAGACCGCCCTTGAAGAAGGCGAAGTGATTACCGAAGTGCGCTTTCCGGTGCCGCAAAAATCGCACTACCAGAAATTCGTGCAGCCCGCATCGCGTTTTGCCTTGGTGGGTGTGTTTGTGGCGAAATTCGCAGATGGCGTTCGCGTGGCTGTGACAGGCGCGTCTGAGAACGGCGTTTTCCGCTGGCATGAGGCAGAAGCGGCACTTTCGGCAGATTTCTCGGCAGCAGCGCTTGATGGGCTGACTGTGTCCGCTGATGAGATGATTGCTGATTTGCACGGCTCGCCCGAGTATCGCGCGCATCTGATCAAAGTTATGACAGGGCGGGCGGTCACCGCTGCGGCCTGA
- the infC gene encoding translation initiation factor IF-3 yields the protein MKTIGRRPHNAPPQRETGPRINERIRSDEIRLIGADGENVGVVTPARAMEMADEAGLDLVEISPNANPPVCKIMDYGKFKYETQKKEAEARKKQKIIEIKEVKFRPNTDINDYQVKMRNVFKFLENGDKVKITLRFRGREMAHQELGRQLLERVAEDTKETGKVENFPKMEGRQMVMLIGPLTK from the coding sequence ATAAAGACCATAGGACGCAGACCTCATAACGCACCACCACAACGCGAAACCGGCCCACGTATCAACGAGCGGATCAGATCGGATGAAATCCGTCTGATCGGGGCGGACGGCGAAAATGTGGGCGTTGTTACTCCCGCACGTGCAATGGAAATGGCCGACGAAGCTGGCCTGGACTTGGTGGAAATCTCACCAAACGCCAACCCGCCGGTTTGCAAGATCATGGACTACGGCAAGTTCAAATACGAGACTCAGAAGAAAGAGGCTGAGGCACGTAAGAAACAGAAGATCATCGAGATCAAGGAAGTCAAATTCCGTCCCAACACGGACATCAACGACTACCAGGTGAAAATGCGCAACGTTTTCAAGTTTCTTGAAAACGGCGACAAAGTGAAAATCACGCTGCGGTTCCGTGGTCGCGAAATGGCACACCAGGAATTGGGCCGTCAATTGTTGGAGCGTGTTGCCGAAGACACCAAGGAAACCGGCAAGGTCGAGAACTTCCCGAAAATGGAAGGCCGTCAGATGGTTATGCTGATCGGACCACTGACGAAGTAA
- a CDS encoding ferredoxin--NADP reductase translates to MTEQKPVTLDTAKAAPTLPDAQTVTEVKHYTDRLFSFRVTRPASLRFRSGEFVMIGLMGDPDPKTGKQKPLLRAYSIASPSWDEELEFYSIKVQDGPLTSRLQHIQPGDELILRPKPVGTLVHDALLPGKRIWFFATGTGFAPFASLLREPQTYEDYDEVIITHTCREVGELTYGRDLIEALKTDELLNEVIGEGFWEKIKYYPTTTREESPKMGRITDLMRSGEAFADLGVPPLSPETDRAMICGNLAFNLELKEMFEDYGLVEGANSNPQHYVVEKAFLD, encoded by the coding sequence ATGACCGAGCAAAAACCAGTGACTTTAGATACCGCCAAAGCCGCGCCCACCCTGCCCGATGCGCAGACCGTGACTGAAGTGAAACACTACACGGACCGTCTGTTTTCCTTTCGGGTGACGCGGCCTGCATCCTTGCGGTTCCGGTCGGGCGAGTTTGTGATGATCGGCCTGATGGGCGACCCTGATCCGAAAACCGGCAAGCAAAAGCCGCTGCTGCGCGCCTATTCCATCGCGTCGCCCTCTTGGGATGAAGAGTTGGAGTTCTATTCGATCAAGGTGCAAGACGGCCCGCTGACATCCCGCCTGCAACATATCCAGCCCGGTGATGAACTGATCCTGCGCCCCAAACCTGTGGGCACGCTGGTGCATGACGCTCTTTTGCCCGGCAAGCGGATCTGGTTCTTTGCCACGGGCACCGGTTTCGCGCCATTCGCGTCATTGCTGCGCGAACCGCAGACGTACGAAGATTATGACGAGGTGATCATCACCCACACATGCCGTGAAGTCGGTGAATTGACCTACGGCCGCGACCTGATCGAAGCGCTCAAAACCGATGAGCTGTTGAACGAAGTCATCGGCGAAGGGTTCTGGGAAAAGATCAAATACTACCCCACAACCACGCGCGAAGAGAGCCCCAAGATGGGCCGGATCACTGACCTGATGCGCTCGGGCGAGGCCTTTGCCGATCTGGGCGTGCCGCCGCTGTCGCCTGAAACTGACCGCGCGATGATCTGCGGCAACCTTGCCTTTAATCTTGAACTGAAAGAAATGTTCGAGGACTACGGGCTGGTTGAAGGGGCAAATTCCAATCCCCAGCATTATGTCGTGGAAAAAGCTTTCCTCGACTAA
- a CDS encoding DUF934 domain-containing protein: MSVIVTDRGFTTDDFTAGFVGLGEKAANDCGYGIDLPSDTSPDALANLTQAKMIRIDFPSSADGRGFTLAALLRRAGYQGRLRAKGHVLADQYAMARRSGFDEVEIDDALAARQPEDQWLYRADWQKHHYQARLRG, from the coding sequence ATGAGCGTGATTGTAACAGACCGCGGGTTTACCACGGATGATTTCACCGCCGGCTTTGTCGGCTTGGGTGAAAAAGCCGCAAATGATTGCGGTTATGGCATCGACTTGCCGTCCGACACGTCACCGGACGCCTTGGCCAATCTGACACAGGCCAAGATGATCCGGATTGACTTCCCCTCCTCGGCAGACGGGCGTGGCTTTACGCTTGCCGCGCTGTTGCGGCGGGCGGGCTATCAGGGACGGTTGCGCGCCAAGGGCCATGTGCTGGCCGATCAATACGCGATGGCGCGCCGGTCCGGTTTTGACGAGGTCGAGATTGATGACGCCCTCGCCGCGCGCCAGCCCGAAGACCAATGGCTTTACCGTGCAGATTGGCAAAAGCACCACTATCAGGCCCGTTTGCGCGGCTAA
- a CDS encoding phosphoadenylyl-sulfate reductase, whose protein sequence is MPLKELVERRNILHRKSDAQTVLRHALDDVELGKIALVSSFGAESVVLLHMLSEIDKDAPVIFLDTEMLFAETLAYQKEVAEHLGLRDVRVITPNRNAVLTEDVDGLLHQADKDACCDLRKTRPLAEALEGFDGWITGRKQFQGGSRATLPLFEKDGRKIKINPLVQWSSADLNAYITDHNLPRHPLVAKGYPSIGCLPCTTRVSDHEDPRAGRWRGSDKTECGIHFENGKAVRQGQAA, encoded by the coding sequence ATGCCGCTTAAAGAACTCGTTGAACGCCGCAATATCCTGCATCGCAAGAGTGATGCGCAAACTGTGCTGCGCCATGCGCTGGATGATGTGGAACTTGGCAAAATCGCACTCGTGTCCTCCTTCGGGGCCGAGAGTGTTGTGCTCTTGCACATGCTGTCCGAGATCGACAAGGACGCACCTGTCATTTTCCTCGATACCGAAATGCTGTTCGCGGAAACGCTGGCCTATCAGAAAGAAGTCGCAGAACATCTGGGCCTGCGCGATGTGCGCGTGATTACACCAAACCGCAACGCGGTTCTGACCGAGGATGTGGACGGGCTTTTGCATCAGGCCGACAAAGACGCCTGCTGTGATTTGCGCAAGACGCGGCCCTTGGCTGAGGCGCTTGAGGGTTTTGACGGCTGGATCACGGGCCGCAAACAGTTTCAAGGCGGCAGCCGTGCGACGCTCCCGCTGTTTGAAAAGGACGGCCGCAAGATCAAGATCAACCCGCTTGTCCAGTGGAGTTCTGCCGACCTGAACGCTTACATTACGGATCACAACCTGCCGCGCCATCCGCTGGTGGCCAAAGGCTATCCTTCCATCGGATGTTTGCCCTGCACCACCCGCGTGAGTGACCATGAAGACCCGCGCGCAGGCCGCTGGCGTGGTAGCGACAAAACCGAATGCGGGATTCATTTTGAAAACGGCAAAGCCGTACGACAAGGACAGGCAGCATGA
- a CDS encoding nitrite/sulfite reductase codes for MYTYTDFDEAFVRTRVAQFRAQVERRIDGSLTEDEFKPLRLMNGLYLQLHAYMLRVAVPYGTLNPSQMRQLAYIADRWDKGYGHFTTRQNIQYNWPKLRDVPDMLDALADVGMHAIQTSGNTIRNVTADHFAGAAADEIEDPRAIAELLRQWSTDHPEFQFLPRKFKIAVTGAAHDRAVTKAHDIGLRMVRNDAGEPGFEVIVGGGLGRTPMVGKVLRAFLPKADLLPYCEAIVSVYNLLGRRDNKYKARIKITVHENGLEKIQELVEARFADIRADFTGHDQALLTEIEAAFAPPAFVTKSTDGYEAARLANPAFRSWSDTNLSAHKADGYAIVSISIKKHGATPGDATSDQMRVMADLAEQYGHGELRISHEQNVILPHVHKSDLPAVYAALREADLATANIGLASDIIACPGMDYCALATARSIPIAQEIATRFDELKIEHEIGQLKIKISGCINACGHHHVGHIGILGLDRAGVENYQITLGGDGTETTTIGERAGPGFSADEIVPAIERLVTGYLSLRQDADETFLQAYRRLGMEPFKAILYPREDKANAA; via the coding sequence ATGTATACCTACACCGATTTTGACGAAGCCTTTGTGCGCACCCGCGTCGCCCAGTTCCGCGCGCAGGTTGAGCGCCGCATTGACGGGTCTTTGACCGAGGATGAATTCAAGCCATTGCGCCTGATGAACGGGCTTTATCTGCAATTGCATGCTTATATGCTGCGGGTCGCGGTGCCTTACGGCACGCTGAACCCGTCCCAGATGCGCCAGCTTGCCTACATCGCGGACCGTTGGGACAAGGGCTATGGCCACTTCACCACGCGCCAGAATATCCAGTACAACTGGCCAAAACTGCGCGACGTGCCGGATATGCTTGATGCGCTGGCCGATGTAGGCATGCATGCGATCCAGACCTCGGGCAACACAATCCGCAACGTCACCGCAGATCATTTCGCCGGTGCGGCCGCGGATGAAATCGAGGATCCGCGCGCCATTGCCGAATTGCTGCGCCAGTGGTCCACGGATCACCCTGAATTCCAGTTCCTGCCGCGCAAGTTCAAGATCGCCGTGACCGGTGCGGCGCATGACCGCGCAGTGACGAAAGCGCATGACATCGGTTTGCGCATGGTGCGCAATGACGCGGGCGAGCCTGGCTTTGAGGTTATCGTCGGAGGTGGTCTTGGCCGCACGCCGATGGTGGGCAAGGTGCTGCGGGCGTTCCTGCCTAAGGCCGATCTGCTGCCGTATTGCGAGGCGATCGTCAGCGTCTACAACCTGCTGGGCCGCCGCGACAACAAGTATAAAGCGCGGATCAAGATCACGGTGCACGAAAACGGGCTGGAAAAGATACAAGAACTGGTCGAAGCCCGCTTTGCCGATATCCGCGCTGATTTTACAGGCCACGACCAAGCCCTGCTGACCGAGATTGAGGCTGCCTTTGCACCACCCGCCTTTGTGACGAAATCCACAGACGGGTACGAGGCCGCACGCCTTGCGAACCCCGCCTTCCGGTCATGGAGCGACACGAACCTGTCCGCACACAAGGCAGACGGCTATGCCATCGTGTCGATCAGCATCAAGAAGCACGGTGCCACACCGGGCGATGCGACATCGGACCAGATGCGCGTGATGGCCGATCTGGCCGAGCAATACGGTCACGGTGAATTGCGCATCAGCCACGAGCAAAACGTCATCCTGCCGCATGTGCACAAGTCAGACCTGCCAGCGGTCTATGCAGCACTGCGTGAGGCGGATCTGGCCACGGCAAACATCGGCCTTGCGTCCGATATCATCGCTTGCCCCGGCATGGATTACTGCGCGCTGGCCACAGCCCGTTCGATCCCCATTGCGCAAGAGATCGCGACCCGTTTCGACGAACTGAAGATCGAGCACGAAATCGGCCAGTTGAAGATCAAAATCTCGGGCTGCATCAACGCTTGCGGGCACCACCATGTGGGCCACATCGGTATCCTTGGGCTCGACCGTGCGGGCGTGGAAAACTACCAGATCACGCTGGGCGGTGACGGGACCGAAACCACAACAATCGGTGAACGCGCCGGTCCCGGCTTTTCAGCTGACGAAATCGTGCCTGCCATTGAACGCCTTGTGACTGGCTATCTGTCACTACGCCAAGACGCGGATGAGACCTTCCTGCAGGCCTATCGCCGTCTGGGCATGGAGCCTTTCAAAGCCATCCTTTACCCACGAGAGGATAAAGCAAATGCCGCTTAA
- a CDS encoding DUF2849 domain-containing protein codes for MARSFTPKVVTANALLDGDAVWLAEDDTWTRDIRKAELLTDEAHADLRLLEAQARRDEIAGAYLADAKATDDGPAPTHFREEFRTRGPSNYAHGKQVEL; via the coding sequence ATGGCCCGTAGTTTCACCCCCAAAGTGGTCACCGCCAACGCCCTGCTGGACGGCGATGCAGTCTGGTTGGCAGAGGACGACACATGGACCCGCGACATCCGCAAAGCCGAGCTGCTGACCGATGAAGCCCACGCCGATCTGCGCCTGCTTGAGGCGCAAGCGCGCAGGGATGAAATCGCGGGGGCCTATCTGGCCGATGCCAAAGCCACCGACGACGGCCCTGCGCCGACCCATTTCCGCGAAGAATTCCGCACACGCGGTCCTTCAAACTACGCCCACGGCAAGCAAGTGGAACTTTAA